Proteins encoded together in one Lathyrus oleraceus cultivar Zhongwan6 chromosome 5, CAAS_Psat_ZW6_1.0, whole genome shotgun sequence window:
- the LOC127084466 gene encoding exocyst complex component EXO70B1, with amino-acid sequence MSENGEEKLLAVARHIAKTLGHNNNNMADDILQIFSNFDGRFSKEKLSDEGAGNDSIRYAALEQTINSLDRQISNHLSSEDFICYNSAAFLAAVDELVSVIEDWSPLSDDKTVNACLVRADDILQQAMFRAEEEFRSLMELGGESFDLTRSKEKSTQNGNSLYDSNDEEEDEGEVDGEEDLIPVAKAVVDYNVVIDALPPATVNGLREIAKRMLAAGFGKECSHVYGGCRREFLEESLSRLGLQKLSISEVHKMPWQELEDEIERWIKASNVALKILFPSERRLGDRVFSGLSSSSAVADLSFMEVCRGSAIQLLNFADAVAIGSRTPERLFRVLDVFETLRDLIPEFEALFSDQYCSFLVNEAITIWKRLGEAISGIFIELENLISRDPVKAVVPGGGLHPITRYVMNYLRAVCRSHQTLELVFKDNALSLKDYPKHDDRLQSNSPFSVQISWIMDLLERNLDAKSKLYKDPALCSVFMMNNGRYIVQKTKDSELGTLLGDDWIRKHSTKVRQCHMNYQRSSWNKLLGFLKVETLAAKPMKEKLKMFNLHFEEICRVQSQWFVFDEQLREELRISVEKLLLPAYGSFIGRFQIIPELAKNGDKYIKFGMEDIEARLNNLFQGRIGSNGGRK; translated from the coding sequence ATGTCTGAAAACGGTGAAGAGAAATTACTCGCTGTGGCGCGCCACATAGCAAAAACGCTAggccacaacaacaacaacatggCCGATGATATCCTCCAAATATTCTCTAACTTCGACGGTAGATTCTCTAAAGAGAAACTATCCGACGAAGGTGCAGGGAATGATTCCATACGCTACGCTGCACTTGAACAAACTATTAACTCTCTCGACCGTCAGATTTCGAATCATCTTTCGTCGGAAGATTTCATCTGTTATAATTCCGCCGCCTTTCTTGCTGCCGTTGACGAGCTTGTTTCCGTTATTGAAGACTGGAGTCCTCTCTCTGATGATAAGACCGTCAACGCGTGTCTTGTACGCGCCGATGATATACTTCAGCAGGCCATGTTCCGTGCGGAGGAAGAGTTTCGATCACTCATGGAACTCGGAGGCGAGTCGTTTGACTTGACTCGGAGTAAGGAGAAGTCAACTCAGAACGGGAACTCACTGTATGACTCGAACGACGAGGAGGAGGATGAAGGAGAAGTTGACGGTGAAGAGGACTTGATTCCGGTGGCGAAGGCGGTTGTTGATTACAACGTGGTGATAGACGCGCTTCCGCCGGCGACGGTTAACGGTCTCAGGGAAATCGCGAAACGTATGCTTGCGGCGGGGTTTGGGAAGGAGTGCTCGCACGTGTACGGAGGTTGCAGGAGGGAGTTCTTGGAAGAGAGTTTGTCGAGGTTAGGGTTACAGAAACTGAGCATTTCAGAGGTTCATAAGATGCCATGGCAGGAGCTTGAAGACGAGATTGAGCGATGGATTAAAGCCTCTAACGTTGCTCTTAAAATCCTCTTCCCAAGCGAGCGGCGACTCGGTGATCGTGTTTTCTCCGGTTTGTCTTCTTCATCCGCTGTCGCTGATCTCTCCTTCATGGAGGTCTGTCGTGGATCGGCGATTCAGTTGCTGAATTTCGCTGATGCTGTAGCCATTGGTAGTCGCACGCCGGAGCGGTTGTTTAGAGTCCTTGACGTGTTTGAGACATTGCGTGACCTAATTCCCGAGTTTGAAGCATTGTTCTCTGATCAGTATTGCTCGTTCCTTGTAAATGAAGCTATCACAATTTGGAAGAGGTTAGGAGAAGCAATAAGCGGGATTTTCATCGAACTTGAGAATCTGATTAGCCGTGATCCTGTGAAGGCGGTTGTTCCCGGTGGTGGTCTGCATCCCATCACTCGCTACGTGATGAACTACCTTCGTGCTGTGtgtcggtcacatcaaacccTAGAACTTGTTTTCAAAGACAATGCACTTTCTTTGAAGGATTACCCTAAGCATGATGATAGGTTGCAATCAAATTCTCCATTTTCtgttcaaatttcatggattATGGACTTGTTAGAACGCAATTTGGATGCAAAGTCTAAACTTTACAAAGACCCTGCTTTATGCTCTGTTTTTATGATGAATAATGGGAGATACATTGTTCAGAAGACTAAAGACAGTGAATTGGGAACCCTTTTGGGTGATGATTGGATAAGAAAACACAGTACAAAAGTGCGGCAATGTCATATGAACTATCAAAGAAGCTCGTGGAACAAGTTGCTAGGATTTCTGAAGGTGGAAACACTGGCTGCAAAGCCAATGAAGGAGAAACTAAAGATGTTCAATCTTCATTTTGAAGAGATATGCCGGGTTCAATCTCAGTGGTTTGTCTTTGATGAGCAACTCAGGGAAGAATTAAGGATCTCAGTTGAAAAGCTCTTGTTGCCTGCATATGGAAGCTTTATTGGAAGGTTTCAAATTATTCCGGAGCTTGCTAAGAATGGTGATAAGTATATCAAGTTTGGAATGGAGGACATTGAAGCTCGGCTTAACAATTTGTTTCAGGGAAGAATTGGATCAAATGGTGGCCGAAAGTGA